One genomic region from Microcystis panniformis FACHB-1757 encodes:
- the grrM gene encoding cyclophane-forming radical SAM/SPASM peptide maturase GrrM/OscB — translation MKKTINIDWSDCGPITLVVVQPTSFCNLNCDYCYLPDRHLKNTLSLDLIEPIFQRVFSSRFLQDDFTICWHAGEPLAVPISFYESAFAKIAEVSEKYNQQGYCFRHSVQTNATYINDAWCQLFKKHDVYVGVSLDGPAFIHDIHRQNRKGTGSHAATMRGISFLQKHEIDVSIIAVLTEDSLDYPDEIFNFFWDHGLTDVAFNMEETEGIHSQSSLDKLGIEQRYRQFIDRFWELVTAKQGEFKLREFESICSLIYADERLENTDMNRPFMIVNFDNQGNFSTFDPELLSIKTQPYGDFIFGNVLTDSLESICETEKFQQIYADMRGGVDLCRQKCDYFGVCGGGAGSNKYWENGTFNSTDTKACLYRIKCITDIVLDRLENLLEV, via the coding sequence ATGAAAAAAACCATAAATATAGATTGGTCGGATTGTGGTCCAATTACTTTAGTAGTCGTGCAGCCGACTTCTTTTTGTAATCTCAATTGTGATTACTGTTATTTACCCGATCGCCACTTAAAAAATACCTTATCCTTAGATTTAATCGAGCCGATTTTTCAGAGGGTTTTTAGTAGTCGTTTTCTCCAAGATGATTTTACCATTTGCTGGCACGCCGGCGAACCCTTAGCAGTTCCCATCAGTTTTTATGAAAGTGCTTTCGCCAAAATTGCGGAAGTTAGCGAGAAATATAATCAGCAGGGTTACTGTTTTCGTCATTCAGTACAAACTAACGCCACTTATATTAACGATGCTTGGTGTCAATTATTTAAAAAGCATGATGTTTATGTGGGAGTCAGTCTTGATGGACCGGCCTTTATTCACGACATCCACCGGCAAAACCGCAAGGGAACTGGCAGTCATGCTGCTACAATGCGGGGGATTTCTTTCTTGCAAAAACATGAAATTGATGTCAGTATCATCGCTGTTTTAACAGAAGATTCCCTCGACTATCCCGACGAAATTTTTAACTTTTTTTGGGATCATGGCCTTACCGATGTGGCTTTTAATATGGAAGAAACCGAGGGTATTCATTCACAATCTTCCTTAGATAAATTAGGTATTGAACAACGTTATCGCCAGTTTATCGACAGATTTTGGGAGTTAGTCACGGCCAAACAAGGAGAATTTAAGCTGCGGGAATTTGAATCGATCTGTAGTTTGATTTATGCCGATGAACGCTTAGAAAATACCGATATGAATCGACCTTTTATGATTGTCAATTTTGATAATCAAGGTAATTTTTCCACCTTTGATCCTGAATTACTATCGATTAAAACCCAACCCTACGGCGATTTTATCTTTGGTAATGTTTTGACCGATTCCCTAGAATCTATCTGTGAAACCGAGAAATTTCAACAAATTTACGCTGATATGCGCGGTGGAGTCGATTTATGTCGGCAAAAATGCGATTATTTTGGGGTTTGTGGGGGTGGTGCCGGTAGTAACAAATATTGGGAAAATGGCACTTTCAACTCCACAGATACTAAAGCCTGTTTATACCGGATTAAGTGTATCACCGATATAGTTCTCGATCGCCTAGAAAATTTATTAGAAGTTTAG
- the mltA gene encoding murein transglycosylase A, translating to MKHLLTLIPLSLGLIALTPANLPLERLEISQLGTSTGYDERLLTDKKTLLQAIDHSLRYLNSSAAIRAYQNYTISEITRQRVQRSLVRFRQLVQNSPTPAALQKAVKKEFIWYRSLGNDSQGNVKFTGYFEPIYQASRQKTAEYKYPLYRRPANFSRWSKPHPARVELEGKDGLLGENSRLAGYELVWLKDRLEAYLVHVQGSAKLRLPNGQIMSIGFDGNTEHPYTSLGKEMIADGIFPAEGLTLPMVLDFLRSNPEQLKNYIPRNNRFIFFRETHGAAATGSIGVPVLPERSIATDKSIFPPGALAVIETEIPQGNLNKKLVSRYVLDQDTGSAIKGTGRVDIFMGTGKNAGERAGLINTPGQLYYLLLRE from the coding sequence ATGAAACACCTTTTGACACTCATCCCCCTCAGCTTGGGATTAATTGCCCTCACCCCCGCAAATTTGCCCCTAGAACGCCTTGAAATCTCACAATTAGGAACATCTACGGGATACGATGAACGACTGCTAACGGACAAAAAAACCCTACTACAAGCGATCGATCATAGTTTACGTTATCTGAATAGCTCGGCAGCAATCCGCGCCTATCAAAACTATACTATTTCAGAAATAACTCGTCAGCGAGTGCAGCGTTCCTTAGTACGTTTTCGTCAATTAGTGCAGAATTCTCCCACTCCCGCAGCTCTACAAAAGGCAGTTAAAAAAGAATTTATTTGGTATCGTTCTTTGGGTAATGATAGTCAGGGAAATGTTAAGTTTACTGGTTATTTTGAGCCAATTTATCAAGCAAGTCGGCAAAAAACCGCCGAGTATAAATATCCTCTCTATCGCCGACCTGCTAACTTTTCTCGCTGGTCTAAACCCCATCCAGCTAGGGTAGAATTAGAGGGAAAAGATGGTTTACTGGGGGAAAATAGCCGTCTAGCGGGATACGAATTAGTCTGGTTAAAAGATCGCTTAGAAGCTTATTTAGTTCATGTGCAAGGTTCGGCGAAATTACGTTTACCTAATGGTCAAATTATGAGCATTGGTTTTGATGGCAATACCGAGCATCCCTACACCAGTCTGGGAAAAGAAATGATTGCTGATGGTATTTTTCCTGCCGAGGGTTTAACCTTGCCAATGGTTTTGGATTTTCTCAGAAGTAATCCTGAGCAATTAAAGAATTATATTCCCCGCAATAATCGGTTTATTTTCTTTCGAGAAACCCACGGCGCAGCTGCCACTGGTAGTATTGGAGTTCCAGTTTTACCAGAAAGATCGATCGCTACAGATAAAAGTATTTTTCCCCCCGGTGCTTTAGCTGTAATTGAGACAGAAATTCCCCAGGGAAATCTTAATAAAAAATTAGTTAGTCGCTATGTTCTCGATCAAGATACTGGCAGCGCGATTAAAGGTACTGGGAGGGTAGATATTTTTATGGGAACAGGAAAAAATGCTGGCGAGAGAGCCGGTTTAATTAATACTCCGGGTCAATTATATTATTTATTATTGAGGGAATAG
- a CDS encoding hemolysin family protein has product MDNQDLLTRLILVFLLIVLNAFFVAAEFSLVSVRRTRISQLVAAGDVPAQTVQSLQRSLDRLLSTTQLGITLSSLALGWIGESTMTVFVRKLLSFLPFSLNWQNLLSHGFSLCLAFLIVAYLQIVFGELYPKSLALIYAEPMARLLAAPIGVISQIFKPFIGILNQSTRFLLVLTRIPEVDLQRSNRVTCEELQLIISMEGELTGLEAAERKILNNVFQFGEITASEIMVPHNRLIAIPSTATFQELLLNVVNSGYSCYPVAGDSGDDIRGLIDFKDLALPLAEGQLNLTTPIKPWLKPVRFFPETTPLNELLTVMQESFLKMVIIVDEFGRTAGLLTLKDLIGEILGTFPPSDQSGTLEYQLLDESTFLVQAQMNLEDVNKALNLSLPLADEYQTLAGFILHHWQKIPRVGEQLYYQNLEFTIISKVGPRLEQIKIYRQQLSS; this is encoded by the coding sequence ATGGATAATCAGGATTTATTGACTCGTTTAATTTTAGTCTTTTTACTAATCGTCCTCAATGCTTTTTTCGTAGCGGCGGAATTTTCGCTTGTGTCTGTCCGTCGTACCCGCATCAGTCAGCTAGTGGCCGCGGGAGATGTGCCAGCGCAGACGGTACAATCTCTACAAAGAAGTCTCGATCGCTTACTTTCCACTACCCAACTAGGCATCACCCTTTCTAGTTTAGCTTTAGGTTGGATCGGGGAGAGTACCATGACCGTTTTTGTGAGGAAATTACTAAGTTTTTTACCCTTTTCTTTAAACTGGCAAAATCTTCTCTCCCATGGTTTCTCTCTTTGTCTAGCTTTTTTAATTGTTGCCTATCTCCAGATAGTTTTTGGGGAACTTTATCCCAAATCCCTAGCTTTAATTTATGCCGAACCGATGGCGCGATTATTAGCAGCACCTATTGGCGTTATTTCCCAGATTTTTAAGCCTTTTATCGGTATTCTGAACCAATCAACTCGTTTTTTATTGGTTTTAACCCGTATCCCCGAAGTGGATCTACAGCGTTCTAATCGGGTAACTTGCGAGGAATTACAATTAATTATCAGCATGGAAGGGGAATTAACGGGATTAGAAGCAGCGGAAAGGAAAATTTTAAATAATGTCTTCCAGTTTGGCGAAATCACTGCCTCAGAAATTATGGTTCCCCATAACCGTTTAATAGCTATTCCCTCGACCGCAACTTTTCAGGAATTATTGCTCAACGTGGTTAACAGTGGCTATTCTTGCTATCCTGTGGCAGGAGATTCTGGTGATGATATCCGTGGTCTGATCGATTTTAAAGATTTAGCTTTACCCCTTGCCGAAGGTCAGTTAAATTTAACAACCCCGATTAAACCTTGGTTAAAACCTGTGCGTTTTTTCCCCGAAACTACCCCTTTAAATGAATTACTGACAGTGATGCAGGAATCATTCTTAAAGATGGTTATCATTGTGGATGAATTTGGCAGAACAGCCGGTTTATTAACCCTCAAAGATTTAATCGGCGAGATTCTAGGAACTTTTCCCCCTAGTGATCAATCAGGAACATTGGAATACCAACTCCTCGATGAATCAACTTTTCTCGTACAAGCACAAATGAATTTAGAGGACGTGAACAAAGCATTAAATTTAAGCTTACCCTTGGCCGATGAATACCAAACCCTAGCTGGTTTTATCCTCCATCATTGGCAAAAAATACCGAGGGTGGGAGAACAATTATATTACCAAAATTTAGAATTTACCATTATTTCTAAGGTCGGCCCTCGCTTGGAACAAATTAAAATTTATCGACAACAATTATCCTCATGA
- a CDS encoding type II toxin-antitoxin system HicB family antitoxin: protein MLTYKAMYKFLEQGVHGEVLDFPGVISWGNDLAAVRRSLASALVDMAEVNLSRGESLPLPNELLTDPEADLEEPIYLIFSASTHVQIVPTLIAS from the coding sequence ATGCTTACCTACAAAGCAATGTATAAATTTCTGGAACAGGGAGTCCATGGAGAAGTCTTGGATTTTCCTGGCGTGATTTCCTGGGGAAATGATCTAGCAGCAGTCCGCCGTTCCTTAGCTAGTGCGCTGGTGGACATGGCAGAAGTTAATTTATCTAGGGGGGAATCTTTACCCTTGCCTAATGAGTTGTTAACAGACCCAGAAGCGGATTTAGAAGAACCAATTTATCTAATCTTTTCCGCATCAACCCATGTCCAAATTGTACCGACTTTGATCGCCTCATGA